A stretch of Cytophagales bacterium DNA encodes these proteins:
- a CDS encoding ABC transporter permease — protein sequence MNATKPPHILLRILKWFCRSEYHIDIEGDLLEFHERNVEKHGKRKADWLLAKEILLLFRPSMIRNLSFGSQSLHTSLLANYLKVSWRNIMRQKRYSFFNVVGLVIGITCFILVSVFVAHERSFDGFYENVDNIYHIFDHSPEDTYLGSSYYAVTPAQLASTLVADYPEVQHATTVAEGKSLLSYNDENHWYEKGLYTDKEFFQLFSHPKFIEGDAQTAFEHPASIVLTTSLVAKMFSDGRAMGKTIVYKDKPHLITGVVEDPPANATFQFSFIANLQNDRRYLSEFKKDKWDGSNYYTFFSLHPSADPRALEGKMDNLIDQYWTKDRPFDFYYLLQPFQAIHLNSNINNDFELKGNPQQLYLFAAVSLLILILAGINYVNLSIARSMIRVKEVGVRKSFGAGRKQLVFQFLLESELLAVMAFVISLILAKFLIPAFGLILDRQLELSFIHNLDLLLILTGAVFLLGFFAGIYPALVISSPSIISTLKGGSQDNLKGKGTQKWLIVFQYTVSIALVICTLVMYQQFQFIGKKELGFEKEQILTMELLDSKVIKNFDVIKEEWLANPDIIQVGTSQDLPHNVQSGTLVNDDEGGDPDDDLAITRLRADRDFLEVFEIALLAGRMLPDQPISGKKECLINESAVKALGLTPYEAIGQVLTDDTPSEYRTVIGVVKDFHIHHMHLAITPMLIETKPYFEYISLKVHAQNIPELLRFLDKSLKEHTDYPADFKFMDDRINQLYESEQKKAKLFGTLSLLTIVIASLGLYGLAALSAHQRIKEIGIRKVLGASIANILVLISGNFMKLIIGGFMVAIPIAWFSMQGWLDSYAYRVSISWLPFFIVGFAALMIALLTISGQSVKAASANPVDCLRNE from the coding sequence ATGAACGCTACTAAGCCCCCTCACATCTTGCTGCGTATCTTGAAGTGGTTTTGCCGGTCCGAGTATCACATTGATATCGAAGGTGATTTGCTGGAATTTCATGAACGCAACGTTGAAAAACACGGGAAAAGGAAAGCGGATTGGTTGCTGGCCAAAGAGATCCTGTTGTTGTTCCGGCCTTCCATGATCAGAAACCTAAGTTTTGGCTCCCAAAGCCTACACACAAGTCTGCTGGCGAACTATCTGAAGGTCAGTTGGCGGAACATCATGCGACAAAAGCGCTACAGTTTTTTCAACGTCGTTGGGCTCGTCATCGGGATCACCTGTTTCATTCTTGTCTCAGTCTTTGTTGCCCATGAGCGCTCTTTTGATGGCTTTTATGAAAATGTGGACAACATCTATCACATTTTTGACCACTCTCCGGAAGATACCTATCTCGGGTCAAGCTACTACGCGGTAACGCCGGCACAGCTTGCTTCCACCTTGGTGGCGGATTATCCTGAAGTACAACATGCCACCACGGTTGCGGAGGGCAAATCACTCCTGTCATATAATGACGAAAATCATTGGTATGAGAAAGGTTTATACACAGATAAGGAGTTCTTCCAATTGTTTTCTCATCCGAAGTTCATTGAAGGCGATGCACAGACCGCTTTTGAACATCCGGCGAGTATCGTCTTAACCACGTCTTTGGTGGCGAAAATGTTTTCAGATGGAAGGGCCATGGGTAAGACAATCGTCTATAAAGATAAGCCTCATCTCATTACAGGGGTGGTAGAAGATCCTCCCGCGAATGCTACTTTTCAATTTTCATTTATCGCCAACCTTCAGAATGATCGCAGGTATTTAAGTGAATTCAAAAAGGATAAGTGGGACGGCAGCAATTACTACACCTTCTTTTCATTGCATCCTTCTGCTGATCCCAGGGCGCTTGAAGGGAAAATGGATAACCTCATTGATCAGTACTGGACCAAGGATCGGCCTTTTGATTTCTACTATTTACTTCAGCCTTTTCAGGCGATACACCTGAACAGCAACATCAACAATGATTTTGAGTTGAAAGGGAATCCCCAGCAGCTCTATTTGTTTGCCGCCGTATCCTTGTTGATCCTAATCCTGGCTGGAATCAATTATGTCAACTTGTCCATCGCGCGTTCGATGATTAGGGTAAAAGAAGTAGGTGTTCGTAAATCTTTTGGTGCCGGACGAAAACAGTTGGTCTTCCAGTTTTTATTGGAGTCGGAATTACTAGCCGTCATGGCGTTTGTTATTTCATTGATCCTCGCCAAGTTCCTGATCCCCGCCTTTGGCCTCATTTTAGACCGACAGTTGGAATTGAGTTTTATCCATAACCTGGATCTCTTACTGATCCTTACCGGAGCAGTATTTCTTCTTGGATTTTTCGCGGGAATTTATCCGGCGCTGGTTATTTCTTCTCCCTCTATCATCAGCACTTTAAAAGGAGGCTCACAAGACAACCTCAAGGGCAAAGGGACCCAAAAATGGTTGATTGTTTTTCAGTATACCGTTTCGATCGCCCTGGTGATTTGCACGCTGGTCATGTACCAACAATTCCAATTCATCGGAAAGAAAGAGCTTGGGTTTGAAAAGGAACAAATCCTCACCATGGAACTGCTGGATAGTAAGGTGATCAAAAATTTTGATGTGATTAAGGAAGAATGGCTTGCCAATCCCGACATCATTCAAGTAGGAACTTCACAGGACTTGCCTCATAATGTACAGTCAGGAACGCTGGTCAACGATGACGAAGGGGGTGATCCGGATGATGATTTGGCGATAACGAGGTTGCGGGCTGATAGGGATTTTTTAGAGGTATTTGAGATAGCGCTTTTAGCAGGTAGAATGCTCCCAGATCAACCAATATCGGGTAAAAAGGAATGTCTGATTAATGAATCCGCAGTTAAGGCGCTTGGGCTTACTCCGTATGAAGCGATTGGTCAGGTTTTGACTGATGATACTCCAAGTGAATACAGGACTGTTATAGGTGTCGTTAAGGATTTTCACATACATCACATGCATTTGGCAATCACGCCGATGTTGATCGAGACTAAACCCTATTTTGAGTACATTTCCCTCAAAGTTCATGCGCAAAATATACCAGAGCTGCTTCGGTTTCTGGACAAGTCACTCAAGGAACATACAGATTATCCAGCTGATTTTAAGTTCATGGATGACCGGATCAATCAATTGTATGAAAGCGAACAAAAGAAAGCGAAGCTATTCGGAACATTGAGTTTGTTGACCATTGTCATCGCTTCGTTAGGCTTGTATGGATTGGCTGCGCTAAGCGCACATCAGCGGATCAAAGAGATCGGGATTCGTAAAGTACTAGGTGCTTCCATTGCCAATATCCTTGTGCTGATATCAGGAAACTTCATGAAGCTCATCATTGGAGGTTTTATGGTAGCTATTCCTATTGCCTGGTTTTCGATGCAAGGTTGGTTGGATAGTTATGCGTATCGAGTAAGTATAAGTTGGTTGCCCTTCTTCATCGTGGGTTTTGCTGCTTTGATGATTGCACTATTGACCATTAGTGGGCAGTCGGTGAAAGCTGCGTCCGCTAATCCAGTGGATTGTCTTCGGAATGAATGA
- a CDS encoding helix-turn-helix transcriptional regulator translates to MKQYQLGEFEEIVLLTVGILDGDAYGVTIRDEIEKRLDRTVSVGALQTTLRRLEKKGFLDANHGESSESRGGRPKLFFTLTASGKKTLEYVREKRNELWNALPQTIINLS, encoded by the coding sequence ATGAAACAGTATCAATTAGGCGAATTTGAGGAGATCGTTTTACTGACTGTCGGTATCCTTGATGGCGATGCTTACGGTGTGACGATCCGGGATGAGATCGAAAAAAGACTGGACCGAACCGTCAGTGTGGGAGCGCTGCAAACGACTTTAAGGAGACTAGAGAAAAAGGGATTCCTGGATGCCAATCATGGGGAAAGTTCGGAATCCCGCGGTGGGAGGCCTAAGCTCTTTTTCACCTTGACAGCTTCCGGCAAGAAAACGCTGGAATACGTGCGAGAGAAAAGGAATGAGCTTTGGAACGCATTGCCACAAACCATCATCAACCTTTCGTAA
- a CDS encoding type II toxin-antitoxin system VapC family toxin, protein MNPSLIDTDILSYFLKGDKEIAHNFEIYLHDFSKITISEITYFEILSGLTFKGATKQIEAFERFISTCEVLKLSMLSIRTSANIYAELRKKGITIGTADLLISGIAITNSLTLVTNNQKHYQPISRLSTANWRE, encoded by the coding sequence TTGAATCCGTCTCTTATAGACACAGATATCCTTTCATACTTTTTGAAGGGTGATAAGGAAATAGCTCATAATTTTGAGATTTATCTTCACGATTTCAGTAAGATTACTATTTCTGAGATCACCTATTTCGAAATTCTATCCGGTCTAACTTTTAAAGGAGCTACTAAACAAATTGAAGCCTTTGAGAGATTTATCTCAACTTGTGAGGTCCTAAAACTATCAATGTTATCAATAAGGACTTCTGCAAACATCTATGCTGAATTGAGGAAGAAGGGAATTACCATAGGAACCGCAGATCTGCTGATTTCTGGAATTGCGATAACAAATAGTCTGACATTGGTAACGAACAACCAGAAACACTATCAACCTATTTCCAGACTTTCTACTGCTAACTGGAGAGAATAA
- a CDS encoding TIR domain-containing protein, translating into MKALLEEIFVTEGIPQFTFVKPPNYNEILLDIRRKGKPVIIEGQSGTGKTTTAKRILNQLSADIPINYLTARQTNDLEKIVHLAQNKPSGHFIIDDFHRLSTELQTELADIAKIAAETQDENLPKLILIGINQVGSSLINLVHDIAKRCGIHRIHPGNKITIKDLINIGAEKLNVQIENPDNIFEESRGDYWLTQSICQTICAQNDILEEQDDVKFLDYDLKAIRTSMVNRLSHAYKDPVKEFARGRRFRPSNDPYFKLLKLIAGQDSSIVDLNELANAYEEMKGSINGIKERRLNILLESKPVCSRYFFYNSENKNFAIEDPALFYFMKHVNWEDIRKECGFRDGGQDKEFDIAISFAGENRKLAKYIAEQLELIDVPVFYDELYESNYLGKAWSKEFERIFVHASQFVLCLLDANHRDKIWPTFERDCFKKRVPNEEVIPVYLDDTVFAGIPDDIVGIKFKWDEELPGWQDTVEDEIVFKVWEKLE; encoded by the coding sequence ATGAAGGCACTGCTAGAAGAAATATTTGTAACTGAAGGGATTCCGCAATTTACCTTCGTGAAACCACCAAACTATAACGAAATTCTCCTGGATATACGAAGGAAAGGCAAACCTGTGATCATTGAGGGACAATCAGGAACAGGTAAGACCACAACAGCTAAAAGGATATTGAATCAACTATCGGCAGATATACCGATCAATTACTTAACAGCTCGGCAAACAAACGATCTTGAAAAAATTGTACACTTGGCCCAAAACAAACCTTCTGGGCATTTCATTATCGATGACTTTCACAGGTTATCCACTGAGCTACAAACTGAACTTGCAGATATAGCAAAAATAGCGGCCGAAACCCAAGACGAAAATTTACCGAAACTTATATTGATCGGAATAAATCAAGTTGGCTCGTCCTTAATTAATCTTGTCCATGACATTGCTAAAAGATGTGGAATTCATAGAATACATCCGGGAAATAAGATAACAATTAAAGACCTAATAAACATTGGAGCTGAAAAGCTCAATGTCCAAATTGAAAATCCAGATAATATATTTGAAGAAAGTCGTGGTGATTACTGGCTTACTCAATCGATATGTCAAACAATTTGTGCTCAGAATGACATACTGGAAGAACAAGATGATGTGAAATTTCTTGACTATGATTTGAAGGCAATTCGAACTTCTATGGTTAACAGATTATCTCACGCCTATAAAGACCCTGTTAAGGAATTTGCCAGAGGTAGACGGTTTAGACCAAGTAATGACCCTTACTTCAAGTTACTTAAATTAATTGCAGGTCAGGATAGTTCTATCGTCGATCTCAATGAATTAGCAAACGCTTATGAAGAGATGAAAGGAAGTATTAACGGGATTAAAGAACGAAGACTAAACATACTTCTAGAATCAAAGCCAGTCTGTAGCCGTTACTTCTTTTATAATTCAGAAAACAAAAATTTCGCAATCGAAGACCCAGCTCTTTTCTATTTTATGAAGCATGTTAACTGGGAAGATATCAGAAAGGAGTGTGGATTTAGAGATGGTGGGCAAGACAAGGAATTTGATATAGCTATTTCCTTTGCAGGAGAAAATAGAAAGTTAGCAAAGTATATCGCTGAGCAATTGGAATTGATAGATGTTCCAGTCTTTTATGATGAACTGTATGAGTCCAATTACCTCGGAAAGGCTTGGAGCAAAGAATTTGAAAGGATTTTTGTACATGCTTCACAATTTGTGCTGTGTCTTCTAGACGCTAATCACAGAGACAAAATCTGGCCAACTTTTGAACGAGATTGTTTCAAGAAAAGAGTTCCCAATGAAGAAGTTATTCCTGTGTATTTAGACGATACTGTGTTCGCAGGAATACCTGACGACATTGTTGGAATCAAATTTAAATGGGATGAAGAATTGCCAGGTTGGCAGGATACTGTAGAAGATGAAATCGTCTTTAAAGTTTGGGAGAAATTAGAATAA
- a CDS encoding Fic family protein yields the protein MLAYPVNPDRNKPWNQLPDLPIDASLYTSVEIYEALGQAKHAIGRLQGRSIAIPHQDLLLNAISLQEAKASSEIENIFTTDDDLYKASSEAATATNPQSKEVLHYREAIWQGMNHLKSNGTFSNDYFISMYQIVKQASDGIRPPFVQLTIKRGNTGPQAGQVIYTPPQGKGLVEEKLDRLSGFLNDTELRVDPLIKMAMAHYQFEVIHPFRDGNGRTGRLLNIHYLTHAGLLDFPVLYLSKFIIDHKAEYYAHLAGVSQRGDWRSWLKYMLKAIEVTANITYQKINDILTTRESILEAIQQETDIRRPEQLVDEIFKQPYTKVKHLTDQSLYAENTARDYLNQLTDMHVLEKRTISGHHYYVNLELYRILAEG from the coding sequence ATGCTTGCCTATCCAGTAAACCCGGACCGCAACAAACCCTGGAACCAGCTCCCTGATCTTCCGATTGATGCATCGCTGTATACGTCTGTAGAGATCTACGAAGCGTTAGGGCAGGCAAAACATGCCATCGGCCGACTTCAGGGCAGGAGTATCGCCATCCCACATCAGGACCTATTGCTCAATGCGATCAGTTTGCAGGAAGCCAAGGCCTCCAGTGAAATTGAAAACATTTTCACCACTGACGATGATCTGTACAAAGCTTCCAGCGAAGCAGCTACCGCGACCAATCCTCAATCCAAAGAAGTCCTACACTATCGGGAAGCCATCTGGCAAGGCATGAATCATCTAAAATCGAATGGTACCTTCAGCAACGATTACTTCATCAGCATGTATCAGATTGTAAAACAGGCTTCTGATGGGATTCGTCCACCATTCGTTCAACTCACGATCAAGCGAGGAAATACTGGTCCGCAGGCCGGTCAAGTCATCTATACCCCACCTCAAGGCAAAGGTCTTGTGGAAGAAAAACTGGATCGTCTTTCCGGTTTTCTCAATGATACAGAACTCCGCGTTGATCCTCTGATTAAAATGGCCATGGCACACTATCAATTTGAGGTCATACACCCTTTTCGTGATGGTAATGGAAGAACTGGTCGCTTGCTCAATATTCATTACCTGACTCACGCAGGCCTATTGGATTTTCCGGTGCTGTATCTAAGTAAATTCATCATTGATCACAAGGCGGAATACTACGCCCATTTGGCGGGTGTGTCACAGCGCGGTGACTGGCGATCATGGTTAAAGTACATGTTGAAAGCCATTGAGGTGACCGCTAACATTACCTATCAAAAAATCAATGATATTCTTACAACCAGAGAAAGTATTCTGGAGGCTATTCAACAAGAAACTGATATTCGCCGACCTGAGCAATTGGTAGACGAGATCTTCAAGCAACCTTATACCAAGGTAAAGCACCTGACTGACCAATCACTGTATGCAGAAAACACAGCGCGGGACTATCTTAATCAGTTGACGGACATGCATGTTTTGGAAAAACGCACCATTAGTGGTCATCATTATTACGTGAATTTGGAGTTGTATCGGATATTAGCTGAGGGATAG
- a CDS encoding ATP-binding protein, which translates to MFNFFNPSEVADKLERQKAEALKWILLSVFLLMVVLIVQSFFTEQEWTASDYFLLIGQAFVVSVLFILRKHGLIIAGTTFSIGSVVIMTIVINLFDQDTVFTKYNEEFYLCLFVLVFISLFSTRKVLIVAAGIFFISSIRVSFYLQSTFSDQVGLLREVQIFYSFTLINISIILYFATKFSDQALERARRDADIKEKQNRELSEARKKLEESELLYRSIVNNLIGGFYKINADGIIELVSPSATKIIGFSEQELVGQPLNSFFVNPEEAQLLLDKTREDGKVEGYETLSKTKHRGDLVMETNATVVQSANGDYEGVEGLFYDVSEKRKMEKELEAYRHNLEELVEQKTIDLKRTQSQLIQAEKMASLGVMTAGVAHEINNPLNFIKGSFVGLKNYLKGEKDKEVSLLLNALETGVTRASDIVEGLNQFSASTEDNNERCEIHEVLDNCLTILRREIEAGIEVQKQYSVGNLEVMGNKQDLHQLFLNLLTNAIQAIETHGKITISTYPKNDHAVIEIKDDGEGIEANLIPKIMDPFFTTRDPGKGTGLGLSIAYTIIQDHQGEINFMSERNVGTTATVRLLIDP; encoded by the coding sequence ATGTTTAATTTCTTCAATCCAAGTGAGGTAGCAGATAAACTTGAACGGCAAAAGGCAGAAGCATTAAAATGGATTCTTCTATCCGTATTCCTGCTCATGGTAGTGCTCATTGTTCAATCCTTTTTTACCGAACAGGAATGGACGGCCTCCGATTATTTTTTATTGATTGGGCAGGCCTTTGTAGTATCAGTATTGTTTATTCTTCGAAAGCATGGTTTGATCATCGCAGGTACTACGTTTTCAATAGGTTCTGTGGTAATCATGACCATCGTGATCAACCTATTTGATCAGGATACGGTCTTTACCAAATACAACGAGGAGTTCTATCTATGTCTTTTTGTATTGGTTTTTATCTCGCTCTTTTCTACTCGAAAGGTACTTATTGTTGCGGCAGGTATTTTTTTCATCAGCTCTATCCGGGTCTCTTTCTATTTGCAATCAACTTTTAGCGATCAGGTGGGCCTCTTGCGGGAGGTGCAGATTTTCTATTCTTTCACGCTGATCAATATCTCCATTATCCTATACTTTGCTACTAAGTTTTCAGATCAAGCCCTTGAGCGAGCGCGCAGAGATGCGGATATTAAGGAAAAGCAAAATCGTGAATTATCTGAAGCCAGGAAAAAGCTGGAGGAAAGCGAGCTCTTGTATCGAAGCATTGTTAACAATCTAATAGGCGGTTTCTATAAAATTAACGCGGATGGTATTATTGAATTGGTAAGCCCATCGGCAACAAAGATCATAGGCTTCAGTGAACAAGAACTCGTTGGTCAGCCACTCAATTCCTTTTTTGTCAATCCAGAAGAGGCTCAGCTTTTGTTGGATAAAACCAGAGAAGATGGCAAAGTGGAAGGCTATGAGACGCTTAGCAAAACAAAACACCGGGGTGATTTGGTCATGGAAACGAACGCCACGGTCGTACAGTCTGCCAATGGTGATTATGAAGGTGTAGAAGGCTTGTTTTATGATGTTTCAGAAAAGCGAAAAATGGAAAAAGAACTCGAAGCTTATCGCCATAACCTGGAAGAGCTAGTGGAGCAAAAAACCATTGATTTGAAGCGAACCCAATCGCAGTTGATACAGGCCGAAAAAATGGCTTCACTTGGGGTAATGACGGCAGGGGTAGCTCACGAAATAAATAATCCACTCAATTTTATAAAAGGCAGTTTTGTAGGCTTAAAGAATTATCTGAAAGGTGAAAAAGACAAAGAGGTTTCGCTGTTACTAAACGCTTTGGAAACAGGGGTGACCCGGGCCTCTGATATTGTAGAAGGTCTGAATCAATTCAGTGCAAGTACAGAGGATAATAACGAAAGATGTGAAATTCATGAAGTACTTGATAATTGCTTGACCATTCTGAGGCGGGAGATCGAGGCAGGGATTGAGGTTCAGAAGCAATATAGTGTCGGAAATCTGGAGGTGATGGGAAATAAACAGGACCTGCATCAGCTTTTTCTCAATCTGTTGACCAATGCGATTCAGGCCATTGAAACTCATGGAAAGATAACCATCAGTACTTATCCTAAGAATGATCATGCGGTCATTGAGATTAAGGACGATGGTGAGGGGATTGAAGCCAATCTGATACCGAAGATCATGGATCCCTTTTTTACAACCAGAGATCCAGGTAAGGGTACCGGATTAGGTCTGTCAATTGCCTACACGATCATTCAGGATCATCAGGGAGAAATTAACTTTATGTCTGAGAGAAATGTTGGAACCACTGCTACGGTTCGGCTATTGATTGACCCTTGA
- a CDS encoding aromatic ring-hydroxylating dioxygenase subunit alpha: MSRQVNVNSDISKSETLPAWFYRDVHVFDSLKESIFYQSWQWVGDSFDVRLEGHIHPFVLMDGFLTEPMLLSRDQQGYLHCLSNVCTHRANLVAANPGKTRKLVCPYHGRKFDLNGQFESMPEFKDAKDFPRDCDDLHRFNLESFGPLLFAQMGGEIDFKGVLADINERVGFLPLDQMAYRPTLSREYLVNAHWALYCDNYLEGFHIPFVHPDLNQALDYKNYTDIIGDHYTLQVGYSDASVDCFDLPEGHIDHGKHVAAYYYWVFPNMMLNFYPWGLSLNIVRPLSPNQTKVIFRSYVWDESKLDSGAGALLDKVEREDETVVESVHKGLKSRYYPGGRFSPTREKGVHYFHQLLADFIGR; the protein is encoded by the coding sequence ATGAGCAGACAAGTTAACGTGAATTCCGACATTTCTAAGAGCGAGACCCTTCCAGCCTGGTTTTATAGAGATGTTCATGTGTTCGACTCCTTGAAGGAATCAATTTTTTACCAATCCTGGCAATGGGTAGGGGATTCGTTTGATGTACGACTGGAAGGCCACATTCATCCTTTTGTGCTCATGGATGGTTTTCTCACCGAACCGATGTTGCTTTCACGTGACCAGCAGGGATATTTACATTGCCTAAGCAACGTATGTACCCATCGGGCCAATCTGGTAGCAGCAAACCCTGGAAAGACTCGAAAACTGGTCTGTCCTTACCATGGAAGAAAGTTTGACCTGAATGGTCAATTCGAAAGCATGCCGGAGTTCAAGGACGCTAAGGATTTTCCGAGAGACTGTGATGATTTACACCGCTTTAATTTAGAGAGCTTCGGTCCGTTGTTGTTTGCGCAAATGGGAGGGGAGATCGATTTCAAAGGAGTACTTGCGGATATCAATGAGCGAGTTGGGTTTTTGCCGTTAGATCAAATGGCATACCGACCGACCTTATCCAGGGAATACCTGGTCAATGCCCATTGGGCCTTGTACTGTGATAATTACCTGGAGGGCTTCCACATTCCATTCGTTCATCCGGACTTGAATCAGGCGCTAGATTATAAAAACTATACCGATATCATTGGCGATCACTACACGTTGCAAGTCGGCTATTCTGATGCATCTGTAGACTGCTTTGATTTACCTGAAGGGCATATCGATCACGGCAAGCATGTGGCAGCCTACTACTACTGGGTATTCCCGAATATGATGCTGAACTTCTATCCCTGGGGGCTTTCCCTGAATATTGTTCGGCCACTGTCCCCTAATCAGACCAAGGTAATCTTCCGAAGCTACGTTTGGGATGAGTCTAAGCTAGACAGTGGGGCAGGAGCTCTACTGGATAAGGTAGAACGAGAAGATGAAACTGTTGTAGAGTCCGTACACAAAGGTCTGAAGTCCCGGTACTATCCCGGAGGACGTTTCTCGCCCACTCGTGAGAAAGGTGTGCACTATTTTCATCAGTTGTTGGCGGATTTTATAGGAAGATAA
- a CDS encoding amino acid permease, which yields MEKRKLGLWTSAALVVGNTIGSGIFLAPAVLARYGSIGLIGWLVSALGAYFLARVFINFHDFVPGKSGGPYTYSRIGLGDFGGFQVAWGYWISVWATNATISIATIGYLGVFFPILKENLLIAVLTGLAIVWSLVWLNTRGIKEAGIFQLITTVLKIAPLVAIGIFGIFFVQWQNFTPFNTGLVGNFEAITACAALTLFSFLGVESATIPAEEVADAKRVVSKATLFGFILTVIIYFVTSFVVMGIIPNAELSESSAPFAEVARRMWGKPGEWIVAAGAVFSTLGALNGWILIQGQIPAIAARDKLFPQVFGKLNSRNAPVGSLIISSVFISVLMLMNYTRGLVGAFKFALLLASMTALIAYLYTAVSLALTAYREGIRGPALIRQVLIATFAFLFGLWAIIGSGQEVVFWGFIMLLLGVPVYAVLKVKEVKD from the coding sequence ATGGAAAAACGAAAACTCGGACTTTGGACCTCAGCCGCCTTGGTCGTCGGCAATACAATCGGTTCTGGTATTTTCCTGGCACCCGCGGTATTGGCCCGATACGGAAGCATCGGGTTGATCGGATGGCTGGTCTCTGCCCTTGGCGCTTACTTTTTGGCGCGTGTCTTCATCAACTTCCATGATTTCGTCCCAGGGAAGAGCGGAGGCCCGTATACCTACAGTCGCATTGGTCTCGGTGATTTCGGTGGCTTTCAGGTCGCATGGGGATACTGGATCTCTGTTTGGGCTACTAACGCGACGATTTCTATTGCCACCATCGGCTACCTGGGGGTATTCTTCCCTATTCTAAAAGAGAATTTACTCATTGCCGTTTTGACTGGACTAGCGATTGTCTGGTCACTAGTTTGGCTGAATACACGCGGGATCAAGGAAGCCGGCATCTTCCAGCTAATCACGACCGTCCTAAAAATTGCTCCATTGGTTGCGATTGGCATCTTCGGGATATTCTTTGTCCAATGGCAGAACTTTACCCCATTTAATACTGGTCTAGTCGGCAATTTTGAAGCTATTACCGCTTGTGCAGCACTGACTTTATTCTCCTTTCTAGGCGTAGAAAGCGCCACTATCCCGGCCGAAGAAGTCGCAGATGCCAAACGTGTCGTTTCGAAAGCCACCTTATTCGGCTTCATCCTCACTGTGATCATCTATTTCGTGACCTCCTTCGTGGTGATGGGTATCATTCCTAATGCCGAATTGAGTGAGTCTTCGGCACCTTTTGCAGAAGTCGCTCGACGCATGTGGGGCAAACCTGGCGAATGGATCGTAGCTGCAGGAGCGGTATTTTCTACCTTAGGCGCCTTGAATGGATGGATACTTATTCAAGGTCAAATTCCGGCCATCGCGGCCCGAGACAAACTATTCCCTCAGGTTTTTGGCAAGCTCAACTCACGAAATGCGCCAGTAGGCAGTCTGATCATTTCCAGTGTGTTCATTTCCGTATTGATGCTCATGAACTACACCCGAGGACTGGTTGGAGCGTTCAAGTTTGCATTGCTACTTGCGAGTATGACCGCTTTGATTGCCTATCTGTACACAGCCGTCTCACTGGCATTGACCGCCTATCGGGAAGGTATCCGGGGACCTGCCTTGATCCGACAAGTACTCATCGCAACTTTTGCTTTTCTCTTCGGTCTATGGGCCATCATAGGTTCTGGCCAGGAAGTTGTCTTTTGGGGGTTTATTATGCTGCTGTTGGGCGTTCCGGTTTACGCGGTATTGAAAGTGAAAGAAGTAAAAGATTAA